One window from the genome of Puniceicoccus vermicola encodes:
- a CDS encoding sulfatase family protein, which produces MSSSRRPNILHLFTDQQRFDTIAALGHYPFLKTPNLDRLTSEGTTFERAYSPSPECVPARACMITGQYPGRTGCFSNANRMPAEDQPTFMERLRQSGYRTHGVGKCHFTPDPYSKRGFETRDYQEEIPEDRVRDDYARDLVESDCGWVLEPHGIRGEMYYVPQPSLLPEEKHPTHWIGDRSIDFIESEKTESQPWYLYSSFIHPHPPFAPPVPWHKLYRGPDMPLPDLPGDLEELTFFINRRQNRQKYRDYGGLDLNLIRQMRAYYFACISFIDKQVGRILQSLEKTGQLENTLIVFSADHGEYLGDYGCFGKRGMHDVSARVPMIVRWPDGSRADTRTGTPVSLIDLAPTFLRAADVPFETEDFDGIPLQSVADGSTGRTQVFSQYNCQENGLYMAVEEGWKYIFSAPDQKEYLFDLTNDPRENHNLASTTESHPELLRLREACQNWVHTTGQPGALAPDGTWHEYPIQKVPQDPNAMLGFQDPRWWDGKLPEW; this is translated from the coding sequence ATGAGTTCATCCCGACGCCCGAACATCCTCCACCTTTTCACCGACCAACAGCGGTTCGACACCATCGCCGCCCTCGGCCACTACCCGTTCCTCAAGACCCCGAACCTCGATCGGCTCACATCCGAAGGCACCACCTTCGAGCGCGCCTACTCCCCCAGCCCCGAGTGCGTCCCCGCCCGCGCCTGCATGATCACCGGCCAATACCCCGGCCGCACTGGCTGTTTCTCGAACGCGAACAGAATGCCAGCAGAGGACCAACCCACCTTCATGGAACGCCTTCGCCAAAGCGGATACCGTACGCACGGAGTCGGCAAATGCCACTTCACGCCGGACCCGTATTCAAAACGTGGATTCGAAACCCGTGACTATCAGGAGGAAATCCCCGAGGACCGGGTTCGCGACGACTACGCACGAGACCTCGTCGAATCCGATTGCGGCTGGGTTCTTGAGCCCCACGGAATCCGCGGAGAGATGTACTACGTCCCGCAACCCAGCCTTTTACCGGAGGAGAAGCACCCGACTCATTGGATCGGCGACCGCTCCATCGACTTCATCGAAAGCGAGAAAACCGAAAGCCAGCCTTGGTATCTCTACAGCAGCTTCATTCACCCCCACCCGCCATTCGCACCGCCGGTCCCCTGGCACAAACTCTACCGTGGCCCTGACATGCCCCTTCCGGACCTCCCGGGCGACCTCGAGGAACTTACCTTTTTCATCAATCGCCGCCAAAACCGTCAAAAATACCGAGACTACGGAGGACTTGACCTCAACCTCATCCGGCAAATGCGTGCCTACTACTTCGCCTGCATCAGCTTCATCGACAAACAAGTCGGGCGCATTCTCCAATCCTTGGAAAAAACCGGACAACTCGAGAACACCCTCATCGTCTTCAGCGCCGACCACGGCGAATACCTCGGCGACTACGGCTGCTTCGGAAAGCGGGGGATGCACGACGTTTCCGCCCGAGTTCCGATGATCGTCCGCTGGCCGGACGGCTCCCGCGCCGACACCCGCACCGGGACACCGGTCAGTCTCATCGACCTGGCTCCCACGTTTCTCCGCGCCGCGGACGTCCCGTTCGAAACGGAAGATTTCGATGGAATCCCGCTGCAATCCGTTGCCGACGGAAGCACCGGTCGCACACAGGTCTTCTCTCAGTACAACTGTCAGGAAAACGGCCTCTACATGGCCGTCGAGGAGGGTTGGAAATACATCTTCAGCGCCCCGGATCAAAAGGAATATCTCTTCGACCTAACCAACGATCCTCGCGAAAACCACAACTTGGCCTCGACTACGGAGTCACACCCCGAACTCCTCCGCCTCCGAGAAGCATGCCAGAACTGGGTCCACACAACCGGACAACCCGGAGCGCTCGCCCCCGACGGGACCTGGCATGAATATCCGATTCAAAAAGTCCCCCAGGACCCGAATGCGATGCTGGGCTTTCAAGATCCTCGCTGGTGGGACGGAAAATTGCCGGAGTGGTAA
- a CDS encoding cysteine hydrolase family protein, whose product MKPIQYALLMIDFQNDFCLKGGYGDQCAGLDWVNPVIPRAKALLEGARAYGVPVIHTREGYASDLSDCPPLRIERSEKAGAKYGSEGPMGRLMIRGEYGNQIIEELAPIEGELQYDKNSYGAFATTTIDEDLKALGVTDLVFAGVTADICVHTTLREATDRGYNCLYVRDAISTLNPYIRKAAEEMIRQEGGIWGEVVDSEAIIEIWAKLKASE is encoded by the coding sequence ATGAAACCAATCCAATACGCTCTCTTGATGATCGATTTTCAGAATGATTTTTGTCTGAAGGGAGGATACGGCGATCAGTGCGCGGGGTTGGACTGGGTGAATCCCGTTATTCCGAGGGCAAAGGCCTTACTCGAAGGGGCGCGGGCCTACGGGGTGCCGGTTATTCATACACGTGAAGGTTATGCATCGGATCTATCGGACTGCCCTCCGCTCCGGATCGAGAGGTCAGAGAAGGCGGGGGCCAAATACGGCTCGGAAGGTCCGATGGGCCGATTGATGATTCGGGGCGAATACGGGAATCAGATTATTGAGGAACTCGCTCCGATTGAAGGGGAGTTACAATATGACAAGAACTCCTACGGTGCGTTTGCGACGACGACTATCGATGAGGATTTAAAAGCTCTCGGAGTGACCGACCTCGTATTTGCGGGAGTCACAGCGGATATTTGCGTGCACACAACGCTGCGTGAAGCCACAGATCGAGGTTACAACTGTCTCTATGTGCGCGATGCGATCAGCACTCTAAATCCCTACATCCGCAAGGCGGCGGAAGAGATGATCCGCCAAGAAGGCGGAATCTGGGGCGAGGTAGTGGATTCGGAGGCAATTATTGAAATTTGGGCCAAGCTGAAAGCCTCTGAATGA
- a CDS encoding AlkZ-related protein has product MVKTFEEACEFVLKHKVCTVFGSKDSPYVSLWDHTDLSAKKPAGGGWSPRVQAVWDWKTRIPQTFPDEIFYGKVPGGDAVLMEMNYLREVHYPKAYQPIEELPELSQQLYELIQMEPWYTGDLRREAMERFGCTKSRFDTALKKLQISLNIVRSLDPRIENDFWLPFREVYWDIFERYQESGD; this is encoded by the coding sequence ATGGTTAAAACCTTTGAAGAGGCCTGCGAGTTCGTTCTGAAGCACAAGGTTTGCACGGTTTTCGGGAGTAAGGACTCTCCTTACGTTTCTCTCTGGGACCATACGGATTTGTCCGCAAAGAAGCCCGCAGGCGGGGGATGGAGTCCGCGGGTGCAGGCGGTTTGGGACTGGAAGACGCGGATTCCGCAGACTTTTCCGGATGAGATTTTCTACGGAAAGGTGCCGGGAGGCGACGCGGTGCTAATGGAGATGAACTACCTGAGGGAGGTGCATTATCCGAAAGCTTATCAACCGATCGAGGAGCTCCCGGAATTGTCGCAGCAGCTCTATGAGCTCATCCAGATGGAGCCGTGGTATACGGGAGACCTTCGGCGGGAGGCGATGGAGCGGTTTGGATGCACGAAGAGTCGTTTCGATACTGCTCTGAAAAAGCTGCAAATCAGCCTGAATATCGTTCGCTCGTTGGATCCGCGCATCGAAAATGATTTCTGGCTTCCCTTTCGTGAGGTCTATTGGGACATCTTCGAGCGGTATCAAGAGAGCGGAGACTGA
- a CDS encoding prepilin-type N-terminal cleavage/methylation domain-containing protein yields the protein MRKITPITSFRNGFTLIELLVVLAILSILAAILIPVAGSMRNSARLAECTSNLRQIGAAGMLFSNEHGGRLPSSRLYNSSEDEEDPGLREYFDDDERHSVFSCPSLEGYGKSQTYTFPLASTSNDWGPTVWLPMNKRQNVEFPVETAWVMDGRWLSSGPWFSTSIVPSRDDLNNLLYPHDDRQNVLFLDGHVEAVFLDELANPRAKIWTGREL from the coding sequence ATGAGAAAAATTACCCCGATTACTTCTTTCAGGAATGGGTTCACATTGATCGAACTGCTCGTGGTTCTGGCGATTCTTTCCATCCTGGCCGCCATCCTGATTCCTGTCGCTGGTTCGATGCGCAACAGTGCCCGGCTTGCGGAGTGCACGAGCAACCTTCGGCAGATCGGAGCGGCGGGAATGTTGTTTTCCAACGAGCATGGTGGCCGCTTGCCCAGTTCCCGGCTCTATAACTCTTCTGAGGATGAGGAAGATCCTGGTCTTCGGGAATACTTCGACGATGATGAACGCCACTCGGTGTTCAGTTGTCCTTCTCTTGAGGGATACGGTAAATCTCAAACTTACACGTTTCCGTTGGCCAGCACGTCAAACGATTGGGGCCCGACCGTGTGGTTGCCGATGAACAAGCGTCAGAACGTGGAGTTTCCGGTTGAGACCGCGTGGGTCATGGACGGGCGTTGGCTTTCAAGTGGTCCTTGGTTCTCGACTTCAATTGTTCCGAGTCGCGACGATTTGAATAATCTCCTCTATCCTCATGATGATCGTCAGAACGTCCTTTTCCTGGATGGTCACGTCGAAGCTGTTTTCCTTGACGAATTGGCAAACCCACGGGCGAAAATCTGGACCGGTCGGGAGTTGTGA
- a CDS encoding NosD domain-containing protein produces the protein MRGFAGINILSFAIFLSAAAVSGEARELWVGQENVEHSSYSTIQEALNEAESGDLIRVAPGVYHERIVFRNGGAYGEPIILQGEPGAILDGSTPVEFEWEALPEVGEGVYGTPLGFFPFTVTAEGKTVTTLNEKRVQPDAKKHHFFDPIIWTEAFRDGVGPSGWDGVKALAMYRHAEKQLVVRFRGEKNPGKMAITASPQEPIILIAGVDRCVVRGLVLRNGYVGVEMDDTLGSVVEDCVIQAIDYGVMIKNGADRCTVRSNEISLDPYAGADPYGEGSWDNWLAMKVGGYYDRRAVTILETLGGHRIHDNWIHDHWDGISDVGNPPWDKREDPPIDNPNLRIHHNYFSVMADDAMETMGASVNGRWHDNVVERSRCGFRIKAPQMGPLYLYGNIFFDNKEDYRNWGQGTQLFPEAEVWVYHNTSTSDAAVTMNYSKDLPVTTPNYHYYNNLFWCKEAVMKHPALPEPDWRGNFNVYVRASLEHPRPWDPPGIPRFAEKFLREWQEGKELVQSNGIDLDGTWVADGFPGFRDAENRDVSLTENSVARGRGIPRSDLRDEPLPGFPATDGKRPDAGALQYGVSMPVVPRSADKANQPQAGLWPPKRQAHVAQQTE, from the coding sequence ATGAGGGGATTTGCGGGAATAAATATTCTTTCCTTTGCAATTTTTCTGTCGGCGGCGGCGGTCTCGGGAGAGGCTCGTGAGCTCTGGGTAGGACAAGAGAATGTCGAGCACTCCTCTTATTCCACGATTCAGGAGGCGTTGAACGAGGCTGAGTCCGGAGATTTGATTCGAGTAGCACCGGGAGTGTATCACGAACGGATCGTATTCCGGAACGGGGGTGCCTACGGCGAACCTATCATTCTGCAGGGAGAACCGGGAGCGATTCTGGACGGAAGTACTCCGGTCGAGTTCGAATGGGAGGCCCTGCCCGAAGTGGGCGAAGGGGTTTACGGCACTCCACTGGGATTTTTCCCATTCACAGTGACGGCAGAAGGGAAGACCGTGACGACGTTGAACGAGAAGCGGGTCCAACCGGATGCGAAGAAGCATCATTTTTTTGATCCGATCATTTGGACCGAAGCATTTCGCGATGGAGTGGGTCCATCTGGATGGGATGGGGTGAAAGCGCTCGCGATGTATCGCCACGCGGAGAAACAGCTGGTCGTTCGGTTTCGAGGAGAGAAGAACCCCGGGAAGATGGCGATCACAGCCTCTCCCCAGGAGCCGATCATCTTGATTGCCGGAGTCGACCGGTGTGTGGTGAGAGGACTCGTTTTGCGTAATGGCTATGTCGGTGTGGAAATGGATGATACCCTCGGGTCGGTGGTGGAGGATTGTGTGATTCAGGCGATTGATTATGGGGTCATGATCAAGAATGGCGCAGACCGGTGCACCGTGCGCAGTAACGAGATCTCTCTCGATCCCTATGCCGGGGCGGATCCTTATGGGGAGGGCTCATGGGACAATTGGTTGGCAATGAAAGTCGGAGGCTATTATGACCGCAGGGCAGTCACTATCCTGGAGACGCTCGGCGGGCATCGTATCCATGATAACTGGATTCATGACCATTGGGATGGCATCAGTGATGTTGGAAATCCTCCTTGGGATAAGCGCGAGGATCCGCCGATTGATAACCCAAACCTGAGGATTCATCATAACTATTTCAGTGTCATGGCCGATGACGCAATGGAGACGATGGGAGCCAGTGTAAACGGGCGTTGGCACGACAATGTCGTCGAGCGGAGTCGTTGCGGCTTTCGGATCAAAGCGCCTCAGATGGGTCCTTTGTATCTCTATGGAAATATCTTCTTCGACAATAAGGAGGACTATCGAAACTGGGGGCAGGGGACTCAACTCTTCCCGGAAGCCGAAGTCTGGGTTTATCACAACACCAGCACTTCCGATGCGGCGGTGACGATGAACTACAGCAAGGATCTTCCCGTAACGACCCCGAACTACCACTATTACAATAATTTGTTCTGGTGTAAGGAGGCAGTGATGAAGCATCCGGCCTTGCCGGAGCCTGATTGGAGAGGAAATTTCAACGTATATGTTCGGGCTTCGCTGGAGCATCCGCGCCCCTGGGATCCCCCTGGCATCCCCCGGTTTGCGGAGAAGTTTCTGCGGGAATGGCAGGAAGGAAAGGAATTGGTTCAGTCGAATGGCATCGATCTCGACGGGACCTGGGTGGCAGACGGATTTCCAGGATTTCGGGATGCGGAGAACCGTGATGTCTCCTTAACTGAAAACAGTGTGGCGAGAGGTCGCGGTATTCCCCGGTCAGATTTGAGGGATGAACCTCTGCCGGGTTTTCCGGCTACGGATGGAAAGAGGCCGGATGCAGGCGCTCTGCAATACGGCGTGTCTATGCCCGTGGTGCCGCGCTCGGCTGACAAGGCCAACCAACCGCAGGCGGGTCTTTGGCCGCCGAAGCGTCAAGCACATGTTGCACAGCAAACTGAATAG
- a CDS encoding helix-turn-helix domain-containing protein has product MNLKNYENNRTVYRNITGSRLGSALSCGFLNKSGISNDIENEHYDRLAMVYLLRGTGHYHDSHGIHSPLAAGDIIFRCPDRHHTNSVDPQSQWLECFVSVRQEWYTLLCDLGLMTPGDPVIRLGTRPEIPERIARLIRQMESSDTVLANSDHEFEIIALIRQVLRRNLESQADRQAHREELEKCRELIRTRATEPADLATIVEPIGLSYSRIRSLFQKRFGITPGNYRIQVRIENACALLEASSLTIKEIADELGYPDPYTFSKQFRQRTGISPKKWRNRKA; this is encoded by the coding sequence ATGAATCTCAAAAACTACGAAAACAACCGGACCGTCTATCGCAACATTACCGGAAGCCGCCTAGGATCGGCCCTCAGCTGCGGATTTCTCAACAAGTCGGGGATTTCCAACGATATCGAGAACGAGCACTATGACCGCCTCGCCATGGTTTATCTGCTTCGCGGAACCGGCCACTACCACGATTCCCACGGCATCCATTCCCCCCTCGCTGCCGGCGACATCATTTTTCGTTGTCCGGACCGCCATCACACCAATTCCGTTGACCCACAAAGCCAATGGCTCGAGTGCTTCGTATCCGTCCGCCAAGAGTGGTATACCCTCCTCTGCGACCTGGGACTGATGACTCCCGGGGACCCGGTGATCCGCCTCGGAACGCGTCCCGAAATCCCCGAACGCATCGCCCGCCTCATTCGACAAATGGAATCTTCCGACACCGTCCTCGCCAACAGCGATCACGAGTTCGAGATCATCGCTCTCATCCGGCAAGTCCTACGCCGCAACTTGGAGAGTCAAGCCGATCGTCAGGCTCATCGGGAAGAATTGGAAAAATGTCGCGAACTGATCCGCACGAGAGCCACCGAACCAGCCGACCTCGCCACGATTGTCGAACCGATCGGTCTTAGCTACTCGCGAATTCGATCCCTCTTCCAGAAGCGATTCGGCATCACTCCGGGAAACTATCGCATCCAGGTTCGCATCGAGAACGCCTGCGCACTCCTCGAAGCCAGCTCTCTCACCATCAAAGAGATTGCCGACGAACTGGGCTACCCCGACCCCTACACTTTCTCCAAACAATTCCGGCAACGCACAGGCATCTCACCCAAGAAATGGCGCAACCGGAAAGCGTAG
- a CDS encoding Gfo/Idh/MocA family protein — MTKELGGAELSLPLRVGLIGVSGYGRCHYEAIRSLEEEGLVSLVAATVINPDEEVECCREMRANGCRIYDDYQTMIRCESGRTDLYCIPTGIEWHCQMTLDALEAGCHVLVEKPVAGSAEEAQAMREAEKHSGLRVFVGFQNLFADDLWKTKQLLVNGTIGTLRRVRVSALWPRGIRYYERTRWAGRLMHRGKAVFDSPVNNAMAHFIMMALFFSGTRVSEASRVRQIRAHLMRVQSIESFDTCSMELITESGVTVLVNMSHSTREYRPAELVLEGTEGECRWGEKTGVQFESGEFGKPKANHFPPFSNTRIVMLRHIVDQLCGGNSPVCSLELAKVHTEFVDKLHRSASIWDMDPSLAVEEERDGEPYRVVERLGEALLSAHDQGQLWEAGPWCAASSTSLLG, encoded by the coding sequence ATGACTAAGGAATTAGGTGGAGCTGAATTGTCCCTTCCCCTTCGTGTCGGATTGATCGGTGTCTCGGGGTATGGTCGCTGCCATTATGAGGCCATCAGGTCGCTGGAAGAAGAGGGGCTGGTCTCTCTCGTTGCCGCGACGGTCATCAACCCGGACGAAGAGGTGGAATGCTGCCGGGAAATGAGAGCCAATGGCTGTCGAATCTACGATGACTATCAAACGATGATCCGATGCGAGTCGGGGCGAACGGATCTCTATTGCATCCCGACTGGAATCGAATGGCATTGCCAAATGACCCTGGACGCCCTCGAAGCGGGCTGTCATGTCCTCGTCGAGAAGCCGGTGGCGGGATCCGCCGAGGAGGCGCAAGCGATGAGGGAGGCCGAGAAACACAGTGGATTGCGGGTGTTTGTTGGATTCCAGAATCTGTTCGCGGACGACCTTTGGAAAACGAAGCAGTTGCTGGTGAATGGGACGATTGGAACTCTGCGGCGCGTCCGAGTGAGTGCTCTCTGGCCGCGAGGCATTCGCTATTATGAGCGAACCCGCTGGGCGGGTCGGTTGATGCATCGGGGAAAGGCTGTCTTTGATTCTCCCGTAAACAATGCCATGGCCCACTTCATCATGATGGCATTGTTTTTTAGTGGGACTCGTGTTTCGGAAGCGTCTCGCGTTCGACAGATTCGAGCTCACTTGATGAGGGTTCAATCGATCGAGAGTTTCGACACGTGCTCGATGGAGCTGATTACCGAAAGTGGTGTGACGGTGCTGGTGAATATGAGCCATTCGACCCGGGAGTATCGTCCGGCCGAGTTGGTTCTGGAAGGGACTGAGGGTGAGTGTAGATGGGGAGAGAAGACTGGGGTCCAATTCGAGTCGGGGGAATTTGGGAAACCGAAGGCCAATCATTTTCCGCCCTTTTCAAACACTCGGATCGTGATGTTGCGTCACATCGTCGATCAGCTTTGCGGAGGGAACAGTCCCGTTTGTTCTTTGGAGCTCGCGAAGGTCCACACGGAATTCGTCGACAAACTGCATCGCAGTGCATCGATTTGGGATATGGATCCAAGCTTGGCGGTCGAAGAAGAGCGCGATGGCGAACCCTACCGCGTGGTCGAGAGGTTGGGAGAAGCTCTCTTGTCTGCCCATGATCAGGGACAGTTGTGGGAGGCGGGTCCGTGGTGTGCTGCCTCGTCCACGAGTCTGCTCGGTTGA
- a CDS encoding LacI family DNA-binding transcriptional regulator has translation MSVSQKQIADALNLSTITVSRALRDYPHLAADTRERVLQKANELGYRKNRAQLSSPSEKVKRAGIIFFEAPDQAHMSFASKLKTMTFYSLQQECKRMKVETLIETVDLEETPQIVQNRTIDAAFIFGRYSPHSLTSLAGIPSLAVSSYIDGTGISRVIADNQNGMKLATEHLIRLGHRKIAFLGYKESHTRLFVERSNGYLLAMHENGLTPESHFIPRGQKDIRIPEGCTAIACSSDSMAYFVAHRLQAAGMSIPEDISIVGFDNLADEMISHSQKISSYGPNWEQMGRSAARILLSDPELCHQGEFTLTISGKLYDHGSTASPKS, from the coding sequence ATGTCAGTTAGTCAAAAACAGATCGCAGACGCGCTCAACCTCTCCACCATCACAGTCTCCCGGGCTCTTCGCGACTACCCTCACCTGGCAGCAGACACCCGAGAGCGCGTGCTCCAAAAGGCCAACGAACTGGGATACCGTAAAAACCGCGCCCAACTGTCCTCCCCTTCAGAAAAAGTCAAAAGAGCGGGCATTATCTTCTTCGAGGCCCCCGACCAGGCTCACATGTCCTTCGCTTCGAAACTGAAAACCATGACCTTCTATTCGCTCCAGCAGGAATGTAAACGGATGAAAGTGGAAACGCTGATCGAAACCGTCGACCTCGAAGAAACTCCCCAGATCGTTCAAAACCGGACCATCGACGCCGCCTTCATATTCGGGCGCTACTCTCCCCATTCCCTTACATCGCTTGCGGGGATCCCCTCCCTCGCCGTGAGCAGCTATATTGACGGCACAGGCATCTCGCGAGTAATCGCCGACAACCAAAACGGAATGAAACTCGCAACCGAGCACCTCATCCGACTCGGGCATCGAAAAATCGCCTTCCTCGGATACAAGGAGTCCCACACGCGCCTGTTTGTCGAGCGATCCAACGGCTACCTTCTGGCCATGCATGAGAACGGACTCACTCCAGAATCCCATTTCATCCCGCGTGGACAGAAAGACATCAGGATCCCGGAGGGATGCACAGCGATCGCATGCAGTTCCGACAGCATGGCCTACTTCGTGGCCCATCGCCTGCAAGCCGCTGGGATGTCGATCCCAGAAGATATCAGCATCGTCGGCTTCGACAATCTAGCGGATGAGATGATTTCCCACTCACAGAAAATCTCCTCCTACGGCCCCAACTGGGAACAAATGGGACGCAGCGCGGCCCGAATCCTCCTCTCCGATCCCGAACTCTGCCACCAGGGCGAATTCACCCTCACAATTTCCGGAAAACTCTACGATCACGGATCCACTGCTTCTCCAAAATCCTGA
- a CDS encoding IclR family transcriptional regulator domain-containing protein — protein sequence MKQLDRALAVIRFLQRERRASFGELYEELAPISRTTLSALLSSLKRLEEVEHVGREYMPARGVLGAGDIQFYELPRKVRARTQSVLTRVARESSHACAIFARVGTMTMRIVDQCNLPDGDWRFSPVGYEWPLVPFHGFAKVFLADSDPELARSCYGRWNRHLRPELIPGSWEDFAKQLGRIRKKGYALEYQEESREILRLAAPIHESSRREVRFVVGIVARNVYLLEADECLRILLPAAKELSSVLGDL from the coding sequence GTGAAACAATTGGATCGAGCCTTGGCGGTGATTCGTTTCCTGCAGCGGGAACGTCGGGCGAGTTTTGGAGAATTGTATGAAGAGCTTGCTCCTATCTCCCGGACGACGCTCTCGGCGCTGCTCTCCTCTCTAAAGCGGCTGGAGGAGGTAGAGCACGTCGGGCGAGAGTATATGCCGGCGCGTGGAGTGCTCGGGGCGGGCGATATTCAATTCTACGAACTTCCGCGTAAGGTGCGCGCACGAACCCAGTCTGTCCTGACTCGAGTCGCTCGCGAATCCAGCCACGCGTGTGCGATTTTTGCCCGGGTTGGCACCATGACAATGAGAATTGTTGACCAGTGTAATCTGCCGGATGGGGATTGGCGCTTTTCACCCGTGGGTTATGAGTGGCCGTTGGTTCCCTTTCATGGCTTTGCGAAGGTGTTCTTAGCAGACTCGGATCCCGAGCTGGCGCGGTCTTGCTATGGGCGTTGGAATCGTCACTTGCGCCCGGAGCTAATCCCGGGTTCCTGGGAGGATTTTGCGAAACAATTGGGCCGGATTCGGAAGAAGGGATACGCTTTGGAGTATCAAGAGGAGTCTCGCGAGATTCTGCGCCTCGCGGCCCCGATTCATGAGTCTTCACGTAGGGAAGTTCGATTTGTGGTTGGGATCGTGGCTCGAAATGTGTACCTGCTGGAGGCTGATGAGTGTCTTCGGATTCTCCTCCCGGCGGCGAAGGAATTGTCTTCGGTGTTGGGTGATTTGTAG